The DNA window TTCAATATAGAACTGTGAGGTCAAATGCAATTAGGTAACTAGTTTATACAAACAAATACATTACTGTATATggtgtttttgttatttgtatATTGATATGTTGTGTTGTATTTGCTGATGTTGTTATACGCTGGAATGTATTTCTGATGAATATGAGTGGTTGATGAAAGCATCAAATATCAGTAAGTCTGGAATGTTTAGGATCCGAGCATTTAATACAGATCATACTTGTCCTTTGAAGGATAAAGTGTATTCACAAAAACATGCAACAAGCATGCTGATTGGTGGGATCGTTAAGCCTAAGCTTGTTGATCACAAGAGAAAATATACACCTTCTGATATTCGGAGTGATGTAAAGATATATTTGGGAGTTGATGTAAATTACTCATTAGCTTGGAGGGCTAAAAAAAAGGCTCTGATTTCATTGAGGGGCACCACAGCTGCATCTTACAGCAAACTTCCAGCATACTTGTATATGATGGATATTACATATCCAGGCTCGCATATACATCTAAAGAAAACAGACAAAAATGAGTTCTTGTATCTTTTTGTTGAGTTGAATAATTATATACAAGGCTTTGATCATTGCAGGCCTGTCATAGTTGTTGATGGAAGTAACCTAAGAGGACCGTATAATGGAACATTTGTGGTTGCAAGTACAATGGACGGAGCATGTATGTTTCATTGTGTTTTTGAATGTATATTTTTGATTTTATGTTAATTTgtatgtaaataaaaatgtaggacATATTTTCCCACTGGCCTATGGTATCATTGATTCGGAAAATGACGCAGCTTGGTCTTGATTTTTTGTACAACTAAGGGTGGCTTATGGGGAAAGGAGTAATATGTGTGTAGTCTCCGATAGAAATGAGAGCATCATAAAGGCAGTCACAAAAGTGTATAAAAATGTGCCACATTATGCTTGTATGTGGCACTTGTGGTGTAATGTAGAGAAGAAATTTATGAAGGCATCAAAGGAGCTAAGTCTTGTGTTTTATATTATGGCAAAGACTTGCAGTAAAGTTAAGTTTGATAGGTTGATGGATACTGTAGAAAAGGTTGATGTAGGTGTCAACGAGTATTTGGAGCTAGCTGGCTATGATAAGTGGTCAAGGTGTCATGCAGAAACTCATCGGGGATGGGCTATGACGTCTAACATTGCAGAGAgtataaatgttgcattattgtcTGCACGTGAATtaccaatttttaattttttagaagaGGTTAGACTGATGTTTGAGAGATGGAATCATGACAACAAACACGAGGCAGCCTGCACATTTACTCCGTTGattgaaaaatttcaaaagatacTGATCGAAATTGAAGCAATGAGCACACGAATGAGGGTatgttttatgtatatgtagTGTTAATTAATCAGTTATGCACAcagatagaatatatatatacaattgcaTAGActtatacatataaataaatctttttGTATGAAACAGGTTGTGCCGTCAACtgaatatatatacaatgtgACTGATGATGGTAGGAGTTTTGTGGTATGTTTaaagaataaaacatatagttgTGGAAAGTTTCAATACGAAGAAATACCATGTGAACATGCTTGGGCTGTACTAAAGCGGAAAAGTCTAGTGGCTGATGGATATTGCTCGGATTTGTATAAACCAAAGACGGTTTTGAAGATTTATGAGATACTAATTTATTCATTGTGTGATGTAGCAGAATGGGTGATACCTGAATACATAATGTATGATGAAGTTCGGTCTCCAAAATTCAAAAGACCTCCAGGAAGGCCAAAAAATAAACCCCGTTCAAAAACAAAACGTGAATTGCTTGGTCTCAAAGGGAGGCATATGTGTAGCACATGTGGAGTTGTAGGTCACAATAGGCGTTCATGTAGAAACAGACCTCAAGAAGTTTAATAAGCTCTTTCGATTATATTTGAGTGTAAAATTCGATTTTATAGATACTTGAATGTTATTCTAAACTGGTTCTGTGTTTAAACTGTATGAGTTGgaatgttgatgatgaaatAAAATTGTTATGTCCTATTAATTGTGATcttttttatcttcattttgtATTCATGC is part of the Solanum stenotomum isolate F172 chromosome 8, ASM1918654v1, whole genome shotgun sequence genome and encodes:
- the LOC125873934 gene encoding uncharacterized protein LOC125873934, giving the protein MKASNISKSGMFRIRAFNTDHTCPLKDKVYSQKHATSMLIGGIVKPKLVDHKRKYTPSDIRSDVKIYLGVDVNYSLAWRAKKKALISLRGTTAASYSKLPAYLYMMDITYPGSHIHLKKTDKNEFLYLFVELNNYIQGFDHCRPVIVVDGSNLRGPYNGTFVVASTMDGAFSDRNESIIKAVTKVYKNVPHYAYLQ
- the LOC125872063 gene encoding uncharacterized protein LOC125872063; this translates as MTSNIAESINVALLSARELPIFNFLEEVRLMFERWNHDNKHEAACTFTPLIEKFQKILIEIEAMSTRMRVVPSTEYIYNVTDDGRSFVVCLKNKTYSCGKFQYEEIPCEHAWAVLKRKSLVADGYCSDLYKPKTVLKIYEILIYSLCDVAEWVIPEYIMYDEVRSPKFKRPPGRPKNKPRSKTKRELLGLKGRHMCSTCGVVGHNRRSCRNRPQEV